In Luteitalea sp. TBR-22, one genomic interval encodes:
- a CDS encoding type IV pilus twitching motility protein PilT codes for MATPAAPPVVQEPPINRLFRLMVQTGASDLHLSVSVPPMVRKDGRMLPVEETAPRLTAEDIRRLLGPITPEKNRNEFERRHDTDFAYEIPGLARFRANIFMDRKGMGAVFRVIPSQILTAEQLGLSPQLLQLCHLSKGLVLVTGPTGSGKSTTLCAMVDYINRTRHDHVITIEDPIEFVHDNKSCLINQREVHTHTESFKDALRAALREDPDIVLVGEMRDLETVAIAIETAETGHLVFGTLHTSTAASTVDRIIDQFPADRQSQIRVMLSESLKGVIAQTLCRKVGGGRVAALEVLIVNTAISNLIREGKTFQIASMMQVGKAQGMQTLNDALADLVKNKLVAPEEAYVKAVDKAGFEALLKRMAIDTKFLGPQPLPGKPA; via the coding sequence ATGGCCACCCCCGCCGCCCCTCCCGTCGTCCAGGAACCCCCGATCAACCGCCTGTTCCGGCTGATGGTGCAGACGGGTGCGTCGGACCTCCACCTGAGCGTGAGCGTGCCGCCCATGGTCCGCAAGGACGGGCGCATGCTGCCGGTGGAGGAGACCGCGCCCCGGCTGACCGCCGAGGACATCCGCCGCCTGCTCGGGCCGATCACGCCCGAGAAGAACCGCAACGAGTTCGAGCGGCGCCACGACACCGACTTCGCCTACGAGATCCCAGGGCTGGCGCGCTTCCGCGCCAACATCTTCATGGACCGGAAGGGCATGGGCGCGGTGTTCCGCGTCATCCCCAGCCAGATCCTCACGGCGGAGCAGCTCGGGCTGTCGCCGCAACTGCTGCAGCTCTGCCACCTCAGCAAGGGCCTCGTGCTGGTCACGGGGCCGACCGGATCCGGCAAGTCGACGACGCTGTGCGCGATGGTGGACTACATCAACCGCACCCGTCACGACCACGTGATCACGATCGAGGACCCGATCGAGTTCGTGCACGACAACAAGAGCTGCCTGATCAACCAGCGGGAGGTGCACACGCACACCGAGTCGTTCAAGGACGCGCTGCGGGCGGCCCTCCGCGAGGACCCCGACATCGTGCTGGTGGGCGAGATGCGCGACCTCGAGACCGTGGCCATCGCGATCGAGACGGCCGAGACCGGCCACCTGGTGTTCGGCACGCTGCACACGAGCACGGCGGCGTCGACCGTCGACCGCATCATCGACCAGTTCCCTGCCGATCGCCAGAGCCAGATCCGCGTGATGCTCAGCGAGTCGCTCAAGGGCGTCATCGCGCAGACGCTGTGCCGCAAGGTCGGCGGCGGTCGCGTGGCGGCGCTCGAGGTCCTGATCGTCAACACCGCGATCAGCAACCTGATTCGCGAGGGCAAGACCTTCCAGATCGCCTCGATGATGCAGGTGGGCAAGGCGCAGGGGATGCAGACGCTCAACGACGCGCTGGCCGACCTGGTGAAGAACAAGCTGGTGGCCCCCGAGGAAGCGTACGTGAAGGCCGTCGACAAGGCCGGGTTCGAGGCGCTCCTCAAGCGCATGGCCATCGACACGAAGTTCCTCGGGCCACAGCCGCTGCCAGGCAAGCCGGCGTAG
- the pdxH gene encoding pyridoxamine 5'-phosphate oxidase — protein MSDPIARFRDAMTRAAQNAPFDPIAVSLATSTPDGRPSCRIVLVHEIDTRGIVFHTNYGGRKAQELEANPYAAITAYWPWTDEQVRLEGSVARVSSEESDGYFAVRPRGSQVGAWASLQSQPLDSRETLVARVQQFEEKFAGGDVPRPENWGGYRLTPLRIEFWKAGEFRLHDRELFERVGETWAVKRLYP, from the coding sequence ATGTCCGACCCGATTGCCCGCTTCCGCGACGCGATGACCCGGGCGGCGCAGAACGCGCCCTTCGATCCCATCGCCGTCTCGCTCGCCACCAGTACCCCCGACGGTCGCCCGTCGTGCCGCATCGTCCTGGTCCACGAGATCGACACGCGCGGCATCGTGTTCCACACCAACTACGGCGGCCGCAAGGCCCAGGAACTCGAGGCCAATCCCTACGCCGCCATCACCGCGTACTGGCCGTGGACCGACGAGCAGGTGCGGCTCGAAGGGAGCGTGGCGCGGGTGTCGTCGGAGGAGTCGGACGGGTACTTCGCGGTGCGGCCCCGCGGTAGCCAGGTCGGGGCGTGGGCATCGCTCCAGAGCCAGCCGCTCGACTCGCGCGAGACGCTCGTGGCGCGCGTCCAGCAGTTCGAGGAGAAGTTCGCCGGCGGCGACGTGCCGCGCCCGGAGAACTGGGGCGGCTATCGCCTCACGCCGCTGCGCATCGAGTTCTGGAAGGCCGGCGAGTTCCGCCTGCACGATCGCGAGTTGTTCGAGCGCGTCGGCGAGACCTGGGCCGTGAAGCGCTTGTATCCGTGA
- a CDS encoding TonB-dependent receptor — protein MTTLRSILAALLLAAGFTSAAVAQERPGSMTVTVYDTTGAAIAAANVSLTRPDGTVEQQLADDKGTYTFQALVPGKYLVVAEFPGFEANAPLELQVRAGRNTKQDITLEIAGFVEQVDVEQDTSDRAVTESFSTALSASQIEALADDPDEMQQQLEQLAGPGARIRVNGFEGGQLPPKSQIREIRFRFDPFAAENHNAGFPRVDIITRPGNGPIRNNMTFGFRDNQLDSANYFSCDRFASPDCTPVKGQGQTYRYGWSMDGPLVKGRTGFSLNVRSNNEYDVQTIVAATPSGTFNGLVNQPSDRLNIDFNVEHVLTKTHTLRFSFDRDTNSAENLGIGNFDLETRGYAREGFTNTIRVSDVGSFRKKYLNEIRVQYSWQESDSISVSDATTIRVQDAFTDGGAQISGGRKFWQMRVADNLDIPVGKKHSVRTGIELETGNYIGDELRNWNGTFTFPTMLSFEQGRPNNYTIRQGNPYVEYDNTELGVFVQDDYRFKKNLLLSFGARYEAQSLVDDKNNVAPRAGLTWSPFKSNRTTVRAGVGIFYDWYETSTYENALRQDGTRQFDTIIRNPGYPDPYAGGSVVVTPASIVRMADELSMPTVRRYSVGVEQSVFSWLRLRTNYFDQHGWNQFRSRNLNAPINGVRPDPTLGNITLLETTGEADSRGLDVNFNFNYQPKRLFGVFGYTLAKRENFTDNPLSLPVDSSNLDAEWGPASDDIRHRFFSFFNTEVAWGLRVGLNWRGNTGRPYNITTGLDTNQDGVINERPGSRNSARLPFQSFTDLRLSWSRGFGPARQPSGPGGMGGGPVVMRGGPGGGGMMGGPMGGDNRAVRLEVYLQTFNLFNQVNYTNYGAVLTSRSFGLATAAAQARRFEMGMRLGF, from the coding sequence ATGACCACCCTCCGTTCGATCCTGGCGGCGCTGCTGCTCGCCGCCGGGTTCACGTCTGCGGCCGTCGCTCAGGAGCGCCCGGGCTCGATGACGGTCACCGTCTACGACACGACGGGCGCGGCCATCGCCGCGGCCAACGTGAGCCTCACCCGGCCCGATGGGACGGTGGAGCAGCAGCTGGCCGACGACAAGGGCACGTACACGTTCCAGGCCCTCGTGCCGGGGAAGTACCTGGTCGTCGCCGAGTTCCCCGGGTTCGAGGCCAATGCGCCGCTCGAGCTGCAGGTGCGTGCCGGCCGCAACACGAAGCAGGACATCACCCTCGAGATCGCCGGCTTCGTCGAGCAGGTCGACGTCGAGCAGGACACGTCCGATCGGGCGGTGACCGAGTCGTTCTCGACGGCGCTCAGCGCGTCGCAGATCGAGGCGCTGGCCGACGACCCCGACGAGATGCAGCAGCAGCTCGAGCAGCTGGCGGGCCCGGGCGCGCGCATCCGCGTCAACGGCTTCGAGGGCGGGCAGCTGCCGCCCAAGTCGCAGATCCGCGAGATCCGCTTCCGCTTCGATCCGTTCGCCGCCGAGAACCACAACGCCGGCTTCCCGCGCGTCGACATCATCACCAGGCCGGGCAACGGGCCGATCCGCAACAACATGACGTTCGGCTTCCGCGACAACCAGCTGGACTCGGCCAACTACTTCTCCTGCGATCGCTTCGCCTCGCCTGACTGCACCCCCGTCAAGGGCCAGGGGCAGACGTACCGGTACGGCTGGTCGATGGACGGCCCGCTCGTCAAGGGCCGCACCGGGTTCTCGCTGAACGTGCGCAGCAACAACGAGTACGACGTCCAGACGATCGTCGCGGCGACGCCGTCCGGGACGTTCAACGGCCTGGTCAACCAGCCCTCCGATCGCCTCAACATCGACTTCAACGTCGAGCACGTGCTCACCAAGACGCACACGCTGCGGTTCTCCTTCGACCGCGACACCAACAGCGCGGAGAACCTCGGGATCGGCAACTTCGACCTCGAGACGCGCGGCTACGCCCGCGAGGGCTTCACCAACACCATCCGGGTGTCGGACGTCGGTTCGTTCCGCAAGAAGTACCTCAACGAGATCCGCGTGCAGTACTCGTGGCAGGAATCCGACTCGATCTCGGTGAGCGACGCCACCACCATCCGCGTGCAGGACGCCTTCACCGATGGCGGCGCCCAGATCTCGGGTGGCCGGAAGTTCTGGCAGATGCGCGTGGCCGACAACCTCGACATCCCGGTCGGCAAGAAGCACAGCGTGCGCACCGGCATCGAGCTGGAGACGGGCAACTACATCGGCGACGAGCTGCGCAACTGGAACGGCACGTTCACCTTCCCGACGATGCTGTCGTTCGAGCAGGGGCGGCCCAACAACTACACGATCCGGCAGGGCAACCCGTACGTGGAGTACGACAACACCGAGCTCGGCGTGTTCGTGCAGGACGACTACCGCTTCAAGAAGAACCTGCTGCTCTCGTTCGGCGCCCGCTACGAGGCGCAGTCGCTGGTCGACGACAAGAACAACGTCGCGCCGCGCGCCGGGCTCACGTGGTCGCCCTTCAAGAGCAACCGGACGACCGTTCGCGCCGGCGTCGGCATCTTCTACGACTGGTACGAGACCAGCACCTACGAGAACGCGCTGCGCCAGGACGGCACGCGCCAGTTCGACACGATCATCCGCAACCCGGGCTATCCCGACCCGTACGCCGGCGGCTCCGTGGTCGTCACCCCGGCGTCGATCGTGCGCATGGCCGACGAGCTGTCGATGCCGACCGTCCGGCGCTACTCGGTGGGCGTCGAGCAGTCGGTGTTCTCGTGGCTGCGCCTCCGCACCAACTACTTCGACCAGCACGGCTGGAACCAGTTCCGCTCGCGCAACCTCAACGCGCCGATCAACGGCGTGCGCCCCGATCCGACCCTCGGCAACATCACGCTGCTCGAGACGACCGGCGAGGCCGACAGCCGCGGGCTGGACGTCAACTTCAACTTCAACTACCAGCCCAAGCGCCTGTTCGGGGTCTTCGGTTACACGCTCGCCAAGCGGGAGAACTTCACCGACAACCCGCTGAGCCTGCCGGTGGACTCGTCGAATCTGGACGCGGAGTGGGGACCGGCCTCAGACGACATCCGCCACCGCTTCTTCAGCTTCTTCAATACCGAGGTGGCGTGGGGCCTGCGGGTGGGCCTGAACTGGCGCGGCAACACCGGGCGCCCCTACAACATCACGACCGGCCTGGACACCAACCAGGACGGCGTGATCAACGAACGGCCCGGTTCCCGCAACAGCGCGCGCCTGCCCTTCCAGAGCTTCACGGATCTGCGCCTGAGCTGGAGCCGCGGGTTCGGTCCCGCGCGGCAGCCCAGCGGTCCCGGCGGCATGGGCGGCGGTCCGGTGGTGATGCGCGGCGGCCCTGGTGGCGGCGGCATGATGGGTGGCCCGATGGGCGGCGACAACCGCGCCGTGCGCCTCGAGGTCTACCTGCAGACGTTCAACCTGTTCAACCAGGTGAACTACACCAACTACGGCGCCGTCCTCACGTCGCGCTCGTTCGGCCTGGCCACGGCGGCCGCTCAGGCACGACGCTTCGAGATGGGCATGCGCCTGGGCTTCTAG
- a CDS encoding aminoacetone oxidase family FAD-binding enzyme, translated as MKNVEIAVVGAGAAGLMAAIAAARVAPGARVCALDGAARLGAKILIAGGGRCNVTHRQVEARDFNGSTPAAIRRILRGFDVGATRAFFEAEGVMLKEEPTGKLFPVSDRARDVLDALLAAARRAGVALAHPCRVAAITPDDEGFVVRHSGASGGAAAEGAMRAATVILATGGRSVPKTGSDGSGYALATSLGLPLTPRLFPALVPLLLPDGHLIRSLSGLTTDARLTVVSGTGRHLRVVEGSVLCTHTGLSGPAVLDVSRHWQAAVQDDPGAGLLLGWIPGVGPEAFDRRLRDHGPKPVRRALAPLPERLAEAVCHLAEVSPDQSGATLDRESRRRLVAAATAWRVPVTGTRGFEVAEVTAGGVPLAALTPGLEARMRPGVFVCGELCDVDGRIGGFNFQWAWASGTAAGVAAASRIVPASTPVSG; from the coding sequence ATGAAAAATGTCGAAATCGCGGTGGTCGGCGCCGGCGCGGCAGGCCTGATGGCGGCGATCGCGGCGGCCCGGGTGGCCCCGGGGGCGCGCGTCTGTGCCCTCGACGGCGCGGCGCGCCTCGGCGCCAAGATCCTGATCGCCGGCGGCGGGCGCTGCAACGTCACGCACCGGCAGGTCGAGGCGCGTGACTTCAACGGGTCCACGCCGGCCGCCATCCGTCGCATCCTGCGCGGCTTCGACGTCGGCGCCACGCGCGCCTTCTTCGAGGCCGAGGGCGTGATGCTGAAGGAAGAGCCGACGGGCAAGCTCTTCCCCGTGTCCGACAGGGCGCGTGACGTGCTCGACGCCCTGCTCGCCGCGGCCCGGCGGGCCGGCGTCGCGCTCGCGCATCCCTGCCGCGTCGCCGCCATCACCCCCGACGACGAGGGCTTCGTCGTGCGCCACTCGGGCGCGTCCGGCGGCGCAGCCGCCGAGGGCGCGATGCGTGCCGCGACCGTCATCCTGGCCACCGGCGGCCGCAGCGTGCCGAAGACCGGCTCGGACGGCAGCGGCTACGCCCTGGCGACCAGCCTGGGGCTGCCCCTCACGCCGCGCCTCTTCCCGGCGCTCGTGCCGCTCCTGCTCCCGGACGGCCATCTCATCCGCAGCCTTTCGGGTCTGACCACCGACGCGCGGCTGACGGTGGTGTCGGGCACCGGCCGCCACCTGCGAGTGGTCGAGGGCAGCGTGCTCTGCACACACACCGGCCTGTCGGGGCCGGCCGTGCTGGACGTGAGCCGGCACTGGCAGGCCGCCGTCCAGGACGACCCCGGGGCCGGCCTCCTCCTCGGCTGGATCCCGGGCGTTGGACCGGAAGCCTTCGATCGCCGATTACGCGACCATGGCCCGAAGCCGGTGCGTCGGGCACTCGCCCCGCTCCCCGAGCGGTTGGCCGAGGCGGTCTGTCACCTCGCCGAGGTCTCGCCCGATCAATCCGGGGCGACGCTCGACCGGGAATCGCGACGACGGTTGGTCGCCGCCGCGACCGCGTGGCGCGTGCCGGTGACGGGCACGCGGGGGTTCGAAGTGGCCGAGGTGACGGCCGGCGGCGTGCCCCTGGCGGCCCTCACGCCAGGACTCGAAGCACGAATGCGCCCCGGCGTGTTCGTGTGTGGGGAACTCTGCGACGTGGACGGACGTATCGGCGGATTCAACTTCCAGTGGGCATGGGCCAGCGGGACGGCGGCGGGTGTGGCAGCGGCGAGCCGGATCGTGCCCGCGAGCACACCTGTGTCAGGATGA
- a CDS encoding TraB/GumN family protein, which translates to MPRITATGGVLAAILALVLALPARPAARAQAAPLLWLGQQGTHRVALFGTIHVPDARVLALPPAVKAAFDRADRVVTEIPLSAQSQAQMATALLLPPDQRLRAIIGEARFARLHARVRAVLASKAPEIAPLVGGMLDRLKPWAAMAQLATLDYLPDLLAGRTSLDATLYADAEKAGKAVGGLETVAEQAGTFDAFTPEEQGRLLDEALHELETPGQSATGAQLVEWYLAGDAEKLATALAGTPDDEALAKKFETEVLVKRNHRMASRVDALRREAPAETLFVAVGALHLVGPENLPQLLQVGGYAISRVQP; encoded by the coding sequence ATGCCGAGGATCACCGCGACGGGAGGCGTGCTGGCGGCCATCCTGGCGCTGGTGCTGGCCTTGCCGGCTCGGCCGGCGGCCCGGGCGCAAGCGGCGCCGCTTCTCTGGCTCGGCCAGCAGGGCACCCATCGTGTGGCGCTGTTCGGGACCATCCATGTGCCCGACGCGCGGGTGCTGGCCCTGCCCCCGGCGGTCAAGGCCGCGTTCGACCGCGCCGACCGGGTCGTGACCGAGATCCCCTTGAGTGCGCAGTCGCAGGCCCAGATGGCGACCGCGCTGCTGCTGCCTCCGGATCAACGATTGCGTGCGATCATCGGTGAGGCGCGCTTTGCCCGACTGCATGCGCGCGTGCGCGCGGTCCTGGCATCGAAGGCCCCGGAGATCGCGCCCCTGGTCGGCGGCATGCTCGATCGCCTGAAGCCCTGGGCGGCGATGGCGCAGTTGGCGACCCTCGACTACCTGCCGGACCTGCTCGCGGGACGGACGTCGCTGGATGCGACCCTGTACGCCGACGCGGAGAAGGCGGGCAAGGCGGTCGGCGGCCTGGAGACCGTGGCCGAGCAGGCCGGGACGTTCGACGCCTTCACGCCCGAGGAACAGGGGCGGCTGCTCGACGAGGCGCTGCACGAACTCGAGACGCCCGGGCAGTCGGCAACGGGCGCACAGTTGGTGGAGTGGTACCTCGCCGGCGATGCGGAGAAGCTGGCGACGGCCCTGGCCGGGACGCCGGACGACGAAGCCCTCGCCAAGAAGTTCGAGACCGAGGTGCTGGTCAAGCGCAATCACCGCATGGCATCCCGGGTGGACGCCCTGCGGCGGGAGGCGCCCGCCGAGACGCTGTTCGTGGCGGTCGGCGCCCTTCACCTGGTCGGCCCCGAGAACCTGCCGCAGTTGCTGCAGGTCGGGGGGTACGCAATCAGCCGGGTCCAGCCGTGA
- a CDS encoding thioredoxin domain-containing protein: protein MRVSSLLLAVLVAAGCAGPSASRAQSPAAAAPAAPEVLALVNGAPITEADLRKVAGLELARLEEQLYQMRKDQLDGLIALRLFEAEARRRGVTPQQFEETEVAAKAGVVTEPEIDAFIEANRARIRGDVVQLRPQIRQFLQDQKRQQRRAAVVEGLRTAATVDVRLAPPAPFRAEVDIAGAPVRGDVAAPVTIIEYSDFHCPFCRRVQPTLTALLEKYKGKVRLVYKHLPLDQLHPNARRVSEASYCAARQEKFWAFHDAVYADASSDASEATLARYATAAGLDAAAFNACLAGPEAREAVARDLAQGEALGLSSTPGFFVNGREVRGAQPIEAFTAIIDEELSGARR from the coding sequence ATGCGTGTGAGTTCCCTGTTGTTGGCCGTGCTGGTGGCCGCTGGCTGCGCCGGTCCCTCCGCGTCGCGGGCCCAGAGCCCTGCGGCCGCGGCGCCGGCCGCCCCCGAGGTGCTGGCTCTCGTCAACGGCGCGCCGATCACCGAGGCCGACCTGCGCAAGGTCGCGGGCCTCGAGCTCGCGCGTCTCGAAGAGCAGCTCTACCAGATGCGGAAGGACCAGCTCGACGGCCTCATCGCGCTGCGGCTGTTCGAGGCCGAGGCCAGGCGGCGCGGCGTCACGCCGCAGCAGTTCGAGGAGACCGAGGTCGCCGCCAAGGCGGGCGTCGTCACCGAGCCCGAGATCGACGCGTTCATCGAGGCCAACCGGGCGCGCATCCGTGGCGACGTGGTGCAGTTGCGGCCGCAGATCCGCCAGTTCCTGCAGGACCAGAAACGCCAGCAGCGTCGCGCCGCGGTCGTCGAGGGCCTGCGGACCGCGGCCACCGTGGACGTGCGCCTCGCCCCGCCGGCGCCGTTCCGCGCCGAGGTCGACATCGCCGGCGCCCCGGTGCGCGGCGACGTCGCCGCGCCGGTGACGATCATCGAGTACTCCGACTTCCACTGCCCGTTCTGCCGGCGCGTGCAGCCGACGCTCACGGCGCTGCTCGAGAAGTACAAGGGCAAGGTGCGCCTCGTGTACAAGCACCTGCCGCTCGATCAACTGCACCCCAACGCGCGGCGGGTGTCGGAAGCCTCGTACTGCGCGGCCAGGCAGGAAAAGTTCTGGGCGTTCCACGACGCGGTCTACGCCGACGCCAGCAGCGACGCGAGCGAGGCCACCCTGGCGCGGTACGCCACCGCGGCCGGCCTCGACGCGGCAGCCTTCAACGCCTGCCTGGCCGGGCCCGAGGCGCGCGAGGCGGTGGCCCGCGACCTGGCGCAGGGCGAGGCACTGGGCCTGAGCAGCACGCCCGGATTCTTCGTGAACGGGCGTGAGGTGCGGGGCGCGCAGCCGATCGAGGCGTTCACCGCGATCATCGACGAGGAACTGAGCGGCGCCCGCCGCTGA
- a CDS encoding response regulator, whose translation MPPAPLPENEQARLEALRRYGVLDTAPEETFDRFTRLASSILGTPIALISLIDESRQWFKSELGLGVRHTPRDQAFCAHTILGDDVLVVPDATADERFAANPLVTGSPDIRFYAGAPLTTPDGYRLGTLCVIDRKAHVDGLTPYQQQQLRDLAALVVDQLELRRSTAELEANRKQLELASMATRASLDAILITRAEPIDGPDGPEVIFCNEAFTKITGFAPEDILGKTPRILQGPGSDRGALDRIKASLQRWEPVREEVLNYRKDGTTFWSELNIVPVADPTGWYTHWVSVQRDTSERHRQLEELQESEQRYRLLFQDNPQPMWVYDQETLAFLDVNAAAEVMYGYSHDEFLARTILDIRPSEDVEKVRASIASAPQAVFRSGPWRHLRKDGSLLFVRLSSYPTIYQGRHARLVLATDVSAEKQLEEQLVQAQKMEAIGQLAGGVAHDFNNLLTVINGYAQLLMSRLHDADPLRVDAGHILQAGERAATLTQQLLAFSRRQVLQPRALDVGAIIDNLRPMLGRLLREDIEVRTTLPSSLPPVMVDPVQLEQVLLNLAINGSDAMPEGGTLAIEAGEAFVDAETAERDGIPEGLYVTVSVADSGVGMDPETRGRIFEPFFTTKSKGRGSGLGLPVAYGIVKQSGGNIVVHTSEGQGSTFTVYLPLADERPAEERGAPPASVSDLSGHETVLVVEDHEAVRRLAADVLRAHGYHVLVAEHGMEAIALVEARGGHIDLLLTDVIMPRMSGRDVATALQKLVPGIGVLFMSGYTQTAIVQNGALETGLQFLAKPFTPGELLARVREVLSARTPSPAAVERPAPAPPAVAPGPRRIVVADDEPGLRLLLAATLNGAGYEVLQATNGLEAVRLCAGGRVDLLLTDLVMPDQEGLETIRRMRQERPEIPVVAMSGAFDGGFLEVARAMGAAAVIQKPFTPDQVIKVVGRVLDERGATTPR comes from the coding sequence GTGCCCCCAGCCCCCCTTCCCGAGAACGAGCAGGCGCGCCTCGAGGCGCTGCGCCGGTACGGCGTGCTGGACACGGCGCCAGAGGAGACCTTCGATCGCTTCACGCGGTTGGCCTCCTCGATCCTCGGCACGCCCATCGCGCTGATCTCGTTGATCGACGAGTCGCGCCAGTGGTTCAAGTCGGAACTGGGCCTCGGCGTTCGTCACACGCCGCGCGACCAGGCCTTCTGTGCCCACACCATCCTCGGCGACGACGTGCTGGTAGTGCCCGACGCGACGGCCGACGAGCGGTTCGCGGCCAACCCCCTGGTCACCGGGTCGCCGGACATCCGCTTCTACGCGGGGGCGCCGCTGACCACGCCCGACGGCTACCGGCTCGGCACGCTCTGCGTCATCGACCGCAAGGCCCACGTCGACGGCCTGACGCCCTACCAGCAGCAGCAACTGCGCGATCTCGCGGCCCTCGTCGTCGACCAGTTGGAGTTGCGTCGCAGTACCGCGGAACTCGAGGCGAACAGAAAGCAGCTCGAGCTCGCGTCGATGGCGACGCGGGCCAGCCTCGACGCGATCCTGATCACCAGGGCCGAGCCGATCGACGGCCCGGACGGCCCCGAGGTGATCTTCTGCAACGAGGCGTTCACCAAGATCACCGGGTTCGCGCCCGAGGACATCCTGGGCAAGACGCCGCGTATCCTGCAGGGTCCGGGCAGCGACCGCGGGGCGCTCGATCGCATCAAGGCCAGCCTGCAGCGCTGGGAACCGGTGCGCGAGGAAGTGCTGAACTACCGGAAGGACGGCACGACGTTCTGGAGCGAGCTGAACATCGTGCCGGTCGCCGACCCGACCGGCTGGTACACGCATTGGGTCTCGGTGCAGCGCGACACCAGCGAGCGGCACCGGCAGCTCGAGGAACTGCAGGAGAGCGAGCAGCGCTATCGCCTGCTGTTCCAGGACAACCCGCAGCCGATGTGGGTCTACGACCAGGAAACGCTGGCCTTCCTCGACGTCAACGCCGCGGCCGAGGTCATGTACGGCTACTCGCACGACGAGTTCCTGGCCAGGACCATCCTCGACATCCGCCCGAGCGAGGACGTCGAGAAGGTCCGCGCCTCGATCGCTTCGGCGCCGCAGGCGGTCTTCCGCAGCGGCCCGTGGCGACACCTCCGCAAGGACGGCTCGCTGCTCTTCGTGCGCCTGTCGTCGTACCCGACCATCTACCAGGGCCGCCACGCGCGCCTGGTGCTGGCCACCGACGTCAGCGCCGAGAAGCAGCTCGAGGAGCAGCTGGTGCAGGCGCAGAAGATGGAAGCCATCGGCCAGTTGGCCGGCGGCGTCGCGCACGACTTCAACAACCTGCTGACCGTGATCAACGGCTACGCGCAGCTGCTCATGTCGCGCCTGCACGATGCCGACCCGCTGCGCGTCGACGCGGGGCACATCCTGCAGGCCGGCGAGCGCGCCGCGACGCTCACGCAGCAGTTGCTGGCCTTCAGCCGCCGGCAGGTCCTGCAGCCGCGGGCGCTCGACGTCGGCGCGATCATCGACAACCTGCGTCCCATGCTCGGCCGCCTCCTCCGCGAGGACATCGAGGTGCGCACGACACTGCCCTCCTCGCTGCCGCCGGTGATGGTCGACCCGGTCCAGCTCGAGCAGGTGCTCCTCAACCTCGCGATCAACGGCTCGGATGCGATGCCCGAAGGCGGCACGCTGGCCATCGAGGCCGGCGAGGCGTTCGTGGACGCCGAGACCGCGGAACGCGACGGCATCCCCGAGGGGCTGTACGTCACCGTGTCGGTGGCCGACAGCGGCGTCGGCATGGATCCGGAGACCCGGGGGCGGATCTTCGAGCCGTTCTTCACGACCAAGTCCAAGGGGCGCGGGTCGGGCCTCGGGCTTCCGGTCGCGTACGGGATCGTCAAGCAGAGCGGCGGCAACATCGTGGTGCACACCAGCGAAGGCCAGGGCTCCACCTTCACGGTGTACCTGCCATTGGCCGACGAACGGCCGGCCGAGGAGCGGGGGGCCCCGCCGGCCAGCGTCTCCGACCTGTCAGGGCACGAGACCGTGCTCGTCGTCGAGGATCACGAGGCGGTGCGCCGGCTGGCCGCCGACGTGCTGCGCGCGCACGGCTACCACGTGCTCGTGGCCGAGCACGGCATGGAGGCCATCGCGCTGGTCGAGGCGCGGGGCGGCCACATCGACCTGCTGCTGACCGACGTCATCATGCCGCGGATGAGCGGGCGCGACGTGGCGACGGCCCTGCAGAAGCTCGTGCCCGGGATCGGCGTGCTGTTCATGAGCGGCTACACGCAGACCGCCATCGTCCAGAACGGCGCGCTGGAGACAGGGCTGCAGTTCCTCGCCAAGCCCTTCACGCCGGGCGAACTGCTGGCGCGCGTCCGCGAGGTGCTGTCGGCACGCACGCCGTCACCGGCGGCAGTCGAGCGTCCGGCGCCCGCCCCGCCCGCCGTCGCGCCGGGCCCCCGGCGCATCGTCGTGGCCGACGACGAGCCCGGCCTGCGCCTGCTGCTGGCGGCGACGCTGAACGGCGCCGGGTACGAGGTGCTGCAGGCCACCAACGGCCTCGAGGCGGTGCGTCTGTGCGCGGGCGGCCGCGTCGACCTGCTGCTGACCGACCTGGTGATGCCCGATCAGGAAGGACTCGAGACGATCCGCCGGATGCGGCAGGAACGCCCGGAGATCCCGGTCGTGGCGATGTCGGGGGCGTTCGACGGCGGGTTCCTCGAGGTGGCGCGCGCCATGGGCGCGGCGGCCGTGATCCAGAAGCCGTTCACGCCCGACCAGGTGATCAAGGTGGTCGGTCGGGTGCTCGACGAGCGCGGCGCAACGACCCCGCGCTGA